GACTAGTTGGGTGTGTGTGCCTCCTTTCCCTGCCTGTTCTGCCCTCACCTGCTGTCTGTCTTGGTGGGCATCCGACTGAGTTCAGAGGTATCCCTAGctcactgtgtcccacaggcGCGGGGCTTGGAGCCTGAAGCCTGGGCCAACCTTCCAGGGCAGGGTCTTCGCTACCTGGAACAGCTGTGCCTGGTGCTGGAGCAGATGGCGAGCCTCCAGCAGCTCTGCTTGCAGCTGCAGACCCGGAGGCCTGTGGGGGTAAGTGAGCCTGGGGCTGGCAGGCGAGCGGATAGGCAGGTGAtggggggaggagggcagaggagagatGGGACCCCTGGAACCAGGGCTCCTTTCAGAACAGCCTCAGCCCTCTGGTCAGGGCCCCAAGTACCCGGCTCTCCTGTGCGCAGAAccctgaagaggaagaggagtcggcCCTGGTTCCTTCACCTCCACCCTCTTGTGCTGCAGGCAGTGAGGGGCCCGGGCTGCTCAGCCAGATGGAGACAGGTGAGGGGCAGTTGGCATCTCCCTCCATGTCCTGCTGCCTGCTCAGGGCCAACAGGCAGAACCCCTGAGCCCTGGGCTTGATGGGTGGCTACCCCTGGGTAACCCAATTCTCTTTCTGAAGGGGCAAAACCAGCTTTACTCCCAAAGGTAGGAGTGCCCAGCGCTGACCCTCCCAGGCTGTCAGAGGCCCCAGAAGAGCCAGTTCACACCTTTCCATCCTTCCAGAAACACAAGGTAGGTAGTGGATACGTGTGGAGGCAGGTGATAGGATGGGGTAGGCGTGGGGGAGCAGTTGGGGTGAGGGATACCCTGAAGACCAGACACTCTAGGAAAATGACAGGATTCCTGTTTGGAGCAGGTGACTTATCCTGGCTGTGGTGACATCTATCTCTGGGAGCTTGGTCAAGGCTGTGTTGTGGGGAGGGCTTCGGTGATGACCCCTTCTCCTTCTCAGCAGGATCTCTCCCAGTGGAACAAGGTCAAGGTCCTACTCAACCGGATCCTCTGGAGGAGCCTCCGACACCCTGAACCCCCTGCCCTTCCTGATGGCCCTGTCCCCAGGTGAGTCCTGTGGCTCAGGTTGGGGCACATGGAGGAGCTAGGGATACCTCTGAACTCAGCTGGATGCCCACCAAGACGGCCAGCAGATGACAGGATCGTACAGCCAGGTGTTACCTTTGTCCCTGTGAAGTTTGAGAGTCATAGACAGCTTTGGAGAGGGTACTGGAAGAAACAAAGTAGTTAAAGCACCCCATTTACAAATGAGGGGGCTGGGGactgggctggggagggcagtTACTTTCCTAAGACCTCATGGTaagtcagtggcagagccaggaccagaATCTTGGATATCTCATGCTGGCCCATCGAGCCCTCACCCCTCATAACTGAAACTTAGGCCGTCTCCCTAGGTTGCTGAGAAAGCGAGGTAGGAGCACAGACAGAGGATTCCGCAGTGAACGACAGGCAGTCATACTGAATGATTCACTGGAGGGGGGGAAATTACCATGTCCGTTAATATCCCCAGGTTTCCCACAGCAGAGAAGCAATGCTCTGTCAACTGTGGGGCTGTTACCTTTGCTTCCTCCTCCTAGCCTAAtgcctcctttccttttctgtaggACTGAGTCAAGAGACCTCCCTGACATACCTCCATGCCACCCCCTCCGGAAGACCTTCATGCCATCACTCATGGTTAAGAAGCAACGAACAAAAAAACTTTCCATGTGCTGAGACCTCCTTGCGCAGGGACATGACCCTAGGTGGAGGCATGTGCAGTGAAGTCATCTTCTTCGCCCTTTGCCCTGTTGCAGCCTCTGGGCACTTCCAGGAAAAGCTGCTGATGCTCACCCTTCTTTCTGAGGCTAGGGCTGAGTTCTTCTCCTCTGAGCAGCTTGGCAGAGAAGCCCTGCATCCCTGAGAGGCCCAAGGTGTCTCCTGGGCTCCTCCCAGGTTGCCAGAAATTCCTGGGCTTAGACAATGTGAACTAACCTATTTATCAGACAGCCATGGAATGTGTATTGGCACAGTGATCTATTGGGGCCCAGCATATTACAAATGTATATTTgtgcaaaatgtgtgtgtgtgtgcgtgtgcacgtgtgtgtgtgtgtatgctgttACTGAACTGGAGTCCTACTTTCCTCCCCATAGTTATGTGAGGAGCTCCAGGACAGAGGAGGGTGTTAACCTGACTGTCTCTGTTTTGAGTCTCGGCTGTGGAGTAGAGCATACTGAGACTGCACCAGGAATTGGAGGGTCAGGGACAACATGGGAACAGCAGAGTAACCTTCAAGGTCTATTCTCAGCTGCTTTGCTCCCTACTAGCCTTTACACATCAGAACTGAAACTAGAGGCCATATTAGCTTTTAGACCTTGACAAAATCCCTTAACTTTTCTGAGCCATAGCTTCCCACTTAATCTCCCAAATGGTATGCCTGACTTACCTGTGCCCTATCTACCTCACAGGCTTGTTTCAAGGATAAAATATGATTAAACTGTCTCAAAGTGCTTTGTGAATGTTAATAGGAAAGGGAGAGGGTATGGGTGTTGGAGGGAGGCTAGACTGAAAGGATAATGGGAAGGTCGGAGGACAAGAGGGGCTGGGATTGCTAACGGGGACCAAAGTGGCCAGTGATTAGCGGTGAGACTTTGACCAAGTAATTTCATTGCGGTCTCTCAGGTTTCATATCTGAGAATTGGGTCACTAATTATTGACCTGCTTATCTCCCAGGGTAGTTGTGAGGACTGAGGGAAATGTCCGCAAAACTCTTTGGAAATGTCTACCGATCTTACCGTCGTCTGTTAGAATCCTAGCTGCTAATTGGGAAAGGGTTAAAGTTTAGTCCCCTGCAGGTACCCAGAGGATGGGAGGTGTGTGTGGGGTGCCACCAGTGGAAGGgcagggctagggctagggtcACTGGTTGCAGTCAGACATAGGAATGCCTCCTAGAAATGGCCACTGATCAGGCATCCACCTCGTCCAGTCAGGAGAGGCTAGTGCTCTTGCGGCTGCAGTCTTGGAGTCTGCCAGAATGAGGCAAGATGGGGGTGGTAGGTGTTGCCTTGCATTGGAGAGTCCGGCTTCGCCTGTCTTTGGAAAAGGAACCAATGCTCTGCTGACCACTTGTCTAACGGGACACTTAAGCGAGCACACCACCAAGGGGCGGCTTCCTAGGGCGCATCGGATCCAGGAAGGCGCACTTCCGTTCCACAGTTGGAGCGGGATGGCAGGCCGCcgtgggggaagggagaagtcggtggcggggagggagggaccaTATCCGGAGAGTGGCAGCTTCCGACCAGTGGTCGCGCTTCCGTAGAGGCGCTTCCGGTGGCAGCGGCAGCAGCGGCTGTGGTTGTTCCGGGTGCCTTTGTCCCCCCGGTGTCGCGGCCCTGGCCCGCaggtgggttgggggtgggcGCTGTCCCCCCGCCCCTTCGCTCCTACCCTGGCCGAGGGGCTGCGACGGCCGGGCAGCGAAGATGCACGGGGCGCGGAAAGGGCCGAGCCCCCTTTCTAACTGCACGTCCCGTCTCCCTGGCAACGGCCTCGGCCCTGGGGGCGGGCGGGAGGAGGAGAAGCCGCACGCCGACGTTCCTCCCACGGTGGCCCCGCAGCGGCCGGGCCCGGAGATCCGGCGCCGGCGGCCACAGAGGCGGCAGCGGAGGGCCCGGGAGCCCGGGAGCGGGAGTGGGAGGGCGGGCGCGTAGCCGGATTCGCGTTCGTCGGGGCTCCAGGGCCAGCTCCGCACCCGCCCGCCTGGGGAACAACGGGCCGGGGTTCCGGGGAGAGGGCCCGCACCATCTCTCCGGCCCCAGCCTCCTCCATTTTCCCGGGCCTGGCGTGGAGCGTTTTGGCGGAcgtatttgaatgaatgaatgtcccCGGGGCCCTTTCCAACCCCCCACGGCCCGCAGCCATCTGGGGGTGGCATGGCATAGTGAGAGGAGCGCTAAGTTGTCGGGAGACCTGGGTGTGAGTCCAAGTTTTGTCACTACCTTGGttttgtggccttgggcaagtctgTTAATCTctcagagctt
The DNA window shown above is from Manis javanica isolate MJ-LG chromosome 3, MJ_LKY, whole genome shotgun sequence and carries:
- the C3H8orf58 gene encoding uncharacterized protein C8orf58 homolog isoform X2, coding for MLGRRRVFAVEPLSGGGGAGQDLVRGCVAPGVTSTYRRIPDAAPGCSLDHWEGHGQLRGLRTQERVLKLASRDSGVEMKIGDNSLATSQGLSQYSLDFEPPGAPEALVHAAMEPSAHLGRLLTSRKLEQVLERSRQLPTSASLSHQHHSLKPPSKPVYEMPPFGSGEQEAVQAETDLETGLEEAEVARGLEPEAWANLPGQGLRYLEQLCLVLEQMASLQQLCLQLQTRRPVGNSLSPLVRAPSTRLSCAQNPEEEEESALVPSPPPSCAAGSEGPGLLSQMETGAKPALLPKVGVPSADPPRLSEAPEEPVHTFPSFQKHKDLSQWNKVKVLLNRILWRSLRHPEPPALPDGPVPRTESRDLPDIPPCHPLRKTFMPSLMVKKQRTKKLSMC
- the C3H8orf58 gene encoding uncharacterized protein C8orf58 homolog isoform X1, with the translated sequence MLGRRRVFAVEPLSGGGGAGQDLVRGCVAPGVTSTYRRIPDAAPGCSLDHWEGHGQLRGLRTQERVLKLASRDSGVEMKIGDNSLATSQGLSQYSLDFEPPGAPEALVHAAMEPSAHLGRLLTSRKLEQVLERSRQLPTSASLSHQHHSLKPPSKPVYEMPPFGSGEQEAVQAETDLETGLEEAEVARGLEPEAWANLPGQGLRYLEQLCLVLEQMASLQQLCLQLQTRRPVGNSLSPLVRAPSTRLSCAQNPEEEEESALVPSPPPSCAAGSEGPGLLSQMETGAKPALLPKVGVPSADPPRLSEAPEEPVHTFPSFQKHKQDLSQWNKVKVLLNRILWRSLRHPEPPALPDGPVPRTESRDLPDIPPCHPLRKTFMPSLMVKKQRTKKLSMC
- the C3H8orf58 gene encoding uncharacterized protein C8orf58 homolog isoform X3, which encodes MLGRRRVFAVEPLSGGGGAGQDLVRGCVAPGVTSTYRRIPDAAPGCSLDHWEGHGQLRGLRTQERVLKLASRDSGVEMKIGDNSLATSQGLSQYSLDFEPPGAPEALVHAAMEPSAHLGRLLTSRKLEQVLERSRQLPTSASLSHQHHSLKPPSKPVYEMPPFGSGEQEAVQAETDLETGLEEAEVARGLEPEAWANLPGQGLRYLEQLCLVLEQMASLQQLCLQLQTRRPVGNPEEEEESALVPSPPPSCAAGSEGPGLLSQMETGAKPALLPKVGVPSADPPRLSEAPEEPVHTFPSFQKHKQDLSQWNKVKVLLNRILWRSLRHPEPPALPDGPVPRTESRDLPDIPPCHPLRKTFMPSLMVKKQRTKKLSMC